A single region of the Leishmania panamensis strain MHOM/PA/94/PSC-1 chromosome 21 sequence genome encodes:
- a CDS encoding cell division protein kinase 2 (TriTrypDB/GeneDB-style sysID: LpmP.21.1280), whose translation MTSRYERQEKIGEGTYGVVYKARDTSTAATVALKRIRLDSEEEGVPCTAIREISLLKELRHENIVKLLDVCHSEHRLTIVFEYLDLDLKKYLDRENGNLDAATIQHFMRDLLRGVAFCHQRSVLHRDLKPQNLLISREKELKLGDFGLGRSFAIPVRKFTNEVVTLWYRPPDVLLGSMQYGPPVDVWSVGCIFSEMATGTPLFAGKNDADQLMRIFRFLGTPNNRVWPSMNQYPNSNNMLSQPEFLQNFEPEWSNVLGSVPGYEKLGCAGVDLLEKLLRYEPSERITAADALNHPYFSVQF comes from the coding sequence ATGACTAGCCGGTACGAGCGGCAGGAGAAGATCGGCGAGGGTACCTACGGCGTGGTGTACAAGGCCCGAGACACGTCCACTGCCGCGACGGTCGCGTTGAAGCGCATTCGGCTTGactcggaggaggagggcgtaCCCTGCACCGCCATTCGTGAGATttcgctgctgaaggagctgcgACATGAGAACATCGTGAAGTTGCTGGACGTATGCCACAGCGAGCACCGCCTGACGATTGTCTTCGAGTACTTGGACTTGGACTTGAAGAAGTATCTCGACCGCGAGAATGGCAACCTTGATGCAGCGACGATCCAGCACTTTATGCGGGAcctgctgcgcggcgtcgcCTTCTGCCACCAGCGCAGTGTCCTGCACCGCGACCTAAAGCCGCAGAATCTTCTCATCTCGCGCGAGAAAGAGCTGAAGCTAGGCGACTTCGGCCTCGGCCGCTCCTTCGCCATCCCGGTGCGCAAATTCACGAACGAGGTGGTGACGCTGTGGTACCGACCGCCCGATGTGCTGCTCGGCTCGATGCAGTACGGTCCGCCGGTGGATGTGTGGTCGGTAGGGTGCATCTTCTCCGAGATGGCCACCGGGACGCCGCTTTTCGCGGGTAAGAACGATGCCGACCAGCTAATGCGCATCTTCCGCTTCCTAGGCACACCAAACAACCGGGTGTGGCCGTCCATGAACCAGTACCCAAACTCGAACAACATGCTGTCGCAGCCGGAGTTTCTGCAGAACTTCGAGCCGGAGTGGAGCAACGTACTAGGCTCCGTGCCCGGGTACGAGAAGCTTGGATGCGCTGGTGTAGACCTGCTAGAAAAGCTTCTACGCTACGAGCCGTCGGAGCGCATAACCGCGGCAGACGCGTTGAATCACCCGTACTTCAGCGTTCAGTTTTAG
- a CDS encoding T-complex protein 1, delta subunit, putative (TriTrypDB/GeneDB-style sysID: LpmP.21.1290) has translation MLAGVGNRAAGGAAASRRKGNESKKDNNTQTDVRISNITAAKAVADCIRTSLGPRGMDKMIINPKGETIISNDGATILSRLQVTHPCAKMLVDLSKAQDIEAGDGTTSVAVLCGALLRAVEELLNKGIHPTQISESFNECAKLAERVLEDMSIKIDIEDRDTLIKAAITSLNSKVISQNSDLLAPMAVDAVRKIIRNNGDVDLRDIRVTSALGGTIDDTELIQNGMVFKQKASRVAGGPVRIQDATIALIQFQLSPPKTDMESTVTITDYTQMDRALKEERKYLLGLCKAIKDAGVNVLLVQKSVLRDAVTAQSLDFLAKMKIMVVTDIERNDIDFITKTLGCMPVANLENFTKDKFGHAKTVVEEGTPSGKVIKIMGVQAPPPSSLNRELFGKTVCFFLRGSNSLMLEEAERALHDSLCVIRSIVKKRAIMPGGAAGEIEVCMQLGKYARERAEGIQTFCMRSYADAFEIIPYTLAENAGMQPISIVTELRNAHASGHVNSGVNVRKGCVTDMVEENVVQPLLVLTSAVRLASEAVMMILKIDDIIMTRI, from the coding sequence atgtTGGCCGGTGTAGGGAAccgcgctgctggtggcgctgcggcatcgcGCCGTAAGGGCAACGAGAGCAAGAAGGACAACAACACGCAGACGGATGTGCGCATCAGCAACATCACAGCCGCCAAGGCCGTAGCGGACTGCATCCGCACCTCGCTTGGGCCACGTGGCATGGACAAGATGATCATTAACCCGAAAGGGGAGACGATCATTAGCAACGACGGCGCTACGATCCTGTCGCGGCTGCAGGTGACGCACCCGTGCGCCAAGATGCTGGTGGATCTATCCAAGGCCCAGGACATCGAAGCTGGCGACGGCACAACGTCTGTTGCGGTGCTGTGCGGCGCCCTTCTGCGCGCcgtcgaggagctgctgaacaAGGGCATTCACCCGACGCAGATCTCGGAGAGCTTCAACGAGTGCGCCAAGCTGGCAGAGAGGGTGCTGGAGGACATGAGCATCAAGATTGACATTGAGGACCGTGACACACTTATCAAAGCGGCCATCACGTCGCTCAACTCGAAGGTCATCTCGCAGAACAGTGATCTGTTGGCCCCGATGGCGGTCGACGCCGTGCGCAAAATCATCCGCAACAACGGTGACGTCGACTTGCGCGACATCCGCGTCACGTCTGCGCTGGGAGGGACGATTGACGACACGGAGCTGATTCAGAACGGTATGGTGTTCAAGCAGAAGGCGTCGCGCGTTGCTGGCGGGCCGGTGCGTATCCAGGATGCCACGATCGCGCTCATTCAGTTCCAGCTTTCGCCACCCAAGACAGACATGGAGAGCACTGTCACCATCACCGACTACACGCAGATGGACCGCGCTCTCAAGGAGGAGCGTAAGTATTTGCTGGGCCTCTGCAAAGCAATCAAGGACGCCGGCGTGAATGTGTTGTTGGTACAGAAGTCAGTGCTGCGTGACGCCGTTACGGCGCAGTCGCTGGATTTTCTCGCCAAGATGAAAATCATGGTGGTGACGGACATTGAGCGCAACGACATCGACTTCATCACGAAGACGCTCGGCTGCATGCCGGTGGCGAACCTGGAGAACTTTACCAAGGACAAATTTGGCCACGCCAAGACGGTCGTCGAAGAGGGCACGCCGAGCGGCAAGGTGATCAAAATCATGGGCGTGCAGGCGCCGCCCCCGTCGTCACTGAACCGCGAGCTGTTTGGCAAGACTGTGTGCTTCTTTCTACGCGGTAGCAACAGCCTCATGCTCGAGGAGGCCGAGCGCGCCCTGCACGACTCCCTCTGCGTGATTCGGTCCATTGTGAAGAAGCGCGCCATCATGCCTGGCGGCGCGGCTGGCGAGATTGAGGTGTGCATGCAGCTTGGCAAGTACGCGCGCGAGCGGGCGGAGGGGATACAGACGTTCTGCATGCGGTCGTACGCAGACGCCTTCGAGATTATTCCGTACACACTGGCCGAGAATGCCGGGATGCAGCCCATCTCGATCGTcacggagctgcgcaacgccCATGCGTCTGGGCACGTGAACAGCGGCGTGAATGTGCGCAAGGGGTGCGTGACGGACATGGTCGAGGAGAATGtggtgcagccgctgcttgtGTTGACCTCCGCCGTGCGCCTTGCCtcggaggcggtgatgatgaTCTTGAAGATCGACGACATCATCATGACGCGTATCTGA
- a CDS encoding hypothetical protein (TriTrypDB/GeneDB-style sysID: LpmP.21.1300): MTAPHDSPTAASTGGEQLAMPAFRSYISVELPFTVTPTVTTSSAMLDGADQLSTSAHAGERREVEAFLPASFVVPCLHHPTPQQTMARSDVSGAHDNGEEPEGEEESGDDMPSSNSSGDSDESASRAFPYTVVKRPAVQAARDGGSQRRALRLLTRYHRHYCTVPIFSGWRSTNWGSGGDEEDEEYWASDSGVGGGGGAEAAHLQAQKRRRREAFASIEPQLLVNGYYRNDLLLQVRQCRHIRRYRDPFTNAVLREEEVDNVEEGQGGSAHDDKDACGTARTSSVSAEVVGVVSREMELARPADFTFALFTPEQLQAAPSLCGAGVFPPQHFLSSRAPFEVRYEPGRDLNTAVAAASAATAPGGDRLAVDANDDSSAAQYDLATLPTISVSAEESSVLPTRQAAHNNFLRSMGSSLDGGLDTDPPEVQMMVRLLAERPSWVVQDLQDAMLQSGLCPRAYRNKQVMQCFTYLIRNGPFNRLRLRLGYDPYASASSAVYERIAVRLLRRSDVGVRLRDVSRSPHIESVLRLLLERDKVRRAAYKGLPGHARRLTLLEMQCRTIGRGQLYVPFQLADVMDDPYMADVVRCVEPATAPMELARRGQRRGWLSEAAYLRATAHYSESLAALLEKEVEPRLRKLQGEEDAEKEAEDANKATESSTSSSRDEELEVDADEDDSAMSCVSSGEFSAVEEDE, translated from the coding sequence ATGACCGCTCCACACGACAGCCCTACTGCTGCCTCCACCGGCGGTGAGCAGCTCGCGATGCCGGCGTTTCGCAGCTACATCAGCGTTGAGTTGCCCTTTACAGTGACGCCAACTGTCACCACATCCTCGGCGATGCTCGACGGCGCAGACCAGCTGAGCACGTCCGCACACGCGGGAGAGCGGCGTGAGGTGGAGGCCTTCCTGCCTGCTTCGTTTGTCGTTCCGTGTCTTCACCATCCCACGCCACAGCAGACGATGGCTCGCAGCGATGTGAGTGGCGCGCACGACAACGGGGAGGAGccggaaggagaggaggagagcggcgacgacATGCCGAgtagcaacagcagcggcgacagcgacgagaGTGCGTCGCGCGCCTTCCCATACACAGTGGTGAAGCGGCCAGCCGTTCAGGCGGCGCGCGATGGGGGCAGCCAGCGGcgagcgctgcgcctcctcacgcgctaccaccgccactactGTACGGTGCCGATCTTCAGCGGGTGGCGCAGTACTAActggggcagcggcggcgacgaggaggatgaagagTATTGGGCAAGCGACAGCGGGGTTGGCGGAGGCGGGGGcgcggaggcagcgcacCTGCAAGCGcagaagcgccgccgccgcgaggcATTTGCCTCGATCGAGCCGCAGTTGCTCGTCAACGGGTACTACCGCAACGACCTGttgctgcaggtgcggcaATGCCGCCACATCCGCCGGTACCGCGATCCCTTCACCAACGCGGTGCTTCGCGAGGAAGAAGTAGACAACGTAGAGGAGGGGCAAGGGGGGTCTGCGCACGATGACAAGGACGCGTGTGGCACAGCCAGGACGAGTAGCGTAAGTGCGGAGGTCGTTGGGGTGGTGTCGCGCGAGATGGAGCTGGCGCGTCCGGCCGACTTCACATTTGCGCTCTTCACaccggagcagctgcaggcggcgccgtcgctctGCGGCGCGGGCGTCTTTCCGCCGCAGCACTTCCTGAGCTCGCGGGCCCCGTTCGAGGTGCGGTACGAGCCCGGCAGAGACCTGAACACCGCTGTGGCGGCCGCctctgcagcaacagcgccggGAGGCGACAGGCTCGCGGTGGACGCCAACGATGACTCGTCAGCGGCGCAATACGACTTAGCGACGCTGCCGACCATTAGCGTCAGCGCTGAGGAGTCGTCCGTGTTGCCGACGCGGCAGGCAGCGCACAACAACTTCCTGCGCTCGATGGGAAGCTCGCTTGACGGAGGGCTCGACACTGACCCGCCCGAAGTCCAAATgatggtgcggctgctggcggagCGGCCGTCGTGGGTGGTGCAGGACCTGCAGGACGCCATGCTGCAGTCAGGCCTGTGCCCGCGCGCGTACCGCAACAAGCAGGTAATGCAGTGCTTCACGTACCTCATTCGCAACGGCCCGTTCAACCGCCTGCGGCTGCGACTCGGCTACGATCCGTACgcgagcgccagcagcgctgtgtATGAGCGCATcgcggtgcggctgctgcgccgctccgaCGTCGGTGTACGACTGCGAGACGTGTCGCGCTCGCCGCACATTGAGagtgtgctgcgcctgctgctcgagcGCGACAAAGTGCGGCGAGCCGCGTACAAGGGTCTGCCGGGCCACGCGCGCCGcctgacgctgctggagatgcAGTGCCGCACCATCGGCCGCGGGCAGCTCTACGTCCCGTTCCAGCTTGCCGACGTGATGGATGACCCGTACATGGCGGACGTGGTGCGCTGCGTTGAGCCAGCGACTGCGCCGATGGAGTTGGCGCGGCGCGGACAGCGGCGGGGCTGGCTCAGCGAAGCGGCGTACTTGCGCGCCACGGCCCACTACTCCGAGTCGctagcggcgctgctggagaaggaggtggagccgCGGCTGCGCAAGTTAcagggcgaggaggacgcggagaaggaggcagaggacGCTAATAAGGCCACGGAAAGCAGCACCTCATCCTCGAGAGACGAGGAGTTGGAGGTCGATGCTGACGAAGACGACTCGGCCATGTCCTGCGTCTCCTCCGGTGAGTTCTccgcagtggaggaggacgagtaA